In a genomic window of Saccharothrix sp. HUAS TT1:
- a CDS encoding LuxR C-terminal-related transcriptional regulator, which translates to MLRGRDRQRVAVDALLTRARAGRGGALVLRGGAGSGKTAALAAARQGFAASGREVLLCVDDAHLLEDTTWLVELAAAAADEPVAVLIATEGEPYGLPWVRLDPLDHADSLRVLRELRPGLAPGLADDLADLARGNPLALTELARALTSEQLGGTTPAPDALPEDSSLRARFSARFRALSPQARFAAALTVVDDEVDADALARLPDLDLAAVEEANALLADGPLVRSTLRAEVPLALRYAAHAALAEHLPAGPRRTWHEAARAPGARDAFAERLVEAANRARRCGDYPAAARDHDRAAALAADPDARARHLIAAATDHWAHGAPRRARVALRTAARLTDSDELRARTELLRGGIDLGNGLPDVAVRRLLHAAGELVHTHRALAITALGFAGEAASIAGDHARYAETAAFAARVRRPEEPDGTRITLDHLAGMAATYAGRHEEALPVLRSVVELAERVPHPQAKIWGGQAAYTLGDAATAHELATSAVTAAHEHGLHALVPWALVYRALSALLLDHHSVAMSAAFEGVHAATAIGQHNAVVDHLTILALVAALRGDTDTAVHRIDAAAEQIAERGLGRSGTFGAWAFACVDLVLDRPADALDRLRLMAAGSGGGVHTGIKVMAAPHVVEAAVGCGRPATADRALRRYEKWAGTTGSAARLALSHRCRGLLADGPRAEEHFREAIRLHRASGTAMELAKTELFYGHRLRRDRKPRAARELLRDAVKIFQRYEADRWVARARAELRASGEAVGPTPADRTADRAGRPCADPAAGLTPQQAQIARLVAEGATNREVAARLFLSHRTVEHHLRNIFARLEVRSRVELTRMLD; encoded by the coding sequence ATGCTGCGCGGACGTGACCGGCAGCGCGTCGCCGTCGACGCGTTGCTCACCCGTGCCCGAGCCGGTCGCGGCGGGGCGCTGGTGCTGCGGGGCGGCGCCGGGTCGGGCAAGACCGCGGCGCTCGCCGCCGCTCGGCAGGGTTTCGCCGCGTCCGGCCGGGAGGTGCTGCTGTGCGTGGACGACGCCCACCTCCTGGAAGACACCACGTGGTTGGTGGAGCTGGCCGCGGCCGCCGCCGACGAGCCGGTGGCCGTGCTGATCGCCACCGAGGGCGAGCCGTACGGGCTGCCGTGGGTGCGGCTGGACCCGCTCGACCACGCCGACAGCCTGCGCGTGCTGCGCGAGCTGCGGCCCGGTCTCGCGCCCGGTCTCGCCGACGACCTCGCCGACCTGGCCAGGGGCAACCCGCTCGCGCTCACCGAGCTGGCCCGCGCGCTGACCTCCGAACAGCTCGGCGGCACCACGCCCGCGCCGGACGCGCTGCCGGAGGACAGCTCCCTGCGCGCCCGGTTCAGCGCCCGCTTCCGCGCGCTGTCCCCGCAGGCCCGCTTCGCGGCGGCGTTGACCGTGGTGGACGACGAGGTCGACGCCGACGCCCTGGCCCGGCTGCCCGACCTCGACCTGGCCGCCGTCGAGGAGGCGAACGCCCTGCTCGCCGACGGTCCGCTGGTCCGGTCCACGCTGCGCGCCGAGGTGCCGCTGGCCCTGCGCTACGCCGCGCACGCCGCGCTGGCCGAGCACCTGCCCGCCGGACCGCGCCGCACCTGGCACGAGGCCGCCCGCGCGCCCGGCGCCCGGGACGCGTTCGCCGAGCGGCTGGTCGAGGCCGCGAACCGGGCCCGCCGCTGCGGCGACTACCCGGCCGCGGCCCGCGACCACGACCGGGCCGCCGCGCTGGCCGCCGACCCGGACGCCCGGGCGCGGCACCTGATCGCCGCCGCCACCGACCACTGGGCGCACGGCGCGCCCCGCCGGGCCAGGGTCGCGCTGCGCACCGCCGCCCGGCTGACCGACAGCGACGAGCTGCGGGCCCGCACCGAGCTGCTGCGCGGCGGCATCGACCTGGGCAACGGCCTGCCGGACGTGGCGGTGCGCAGGCTGCTGCACGCGGCGGGCGAGCTGGTCCACACGCACCGGGCGCTGGCCATCACCGCGCTCGGCTTCGCCGGTGAGGCGGCCAGCATCGCGGGCGACCACGCCCGCTACGCCGAGACGGCCGCGTTCGCCGCGCGCGTCCGGCGGCCCGAGGAGCCGGACGGCACCCGGATCACCCTCGACCACCTGGCGGGCATGGCCGCCACCTACGCCGGTCGGCACGAGGAAGCGCTGCCCGTGCTGCGGTCGGTGGTGGAGCTGGCCGAACGGGTGCCGCACCCGCAGGCCAAGATCTGGGGCGGCCAGGCCGCCTACACCCTGGGCGACGCGGCCACCGCGCACGAGCTGGCGACCAGCGCGGTGACGGCGGCGCACGAGCACGGGCTGCACGCGCTGGTGCCGTGGGCGCTGGTCTACCGGGCGCTGTCGGCCTTGCTGCTGGACCACCACTCGGTGGCGATGTCGGCCGCGTTCGAGGGCGTGCACGCGGCCACCGCCATCGGCCAGCACAACGCCGTGGTCGACCACCTGACGATCCTCGCCCTGGTCGCCGCCCTGCGCGGGGACACCGACACCGCCGTGCACCGCATCGACGCCGCCGCCGAGCAGATCGCCGAACGCGGCCTCGGCCGGTCCGGCACGTTCGGCGCGTGGGCGTTCGCCTGCGTGGACCTCGTGCTGGACCGGCCCGCCGACGCGCTGGACCGGCTGCGGCTGATGGCCGCCGGTTCGGGCGGCGGCGTGCACACCGGCATCAAGGTGATGGCCGCGCCGCACGTCGTGGAGGCCGCTGTCGGCTGCGGCAGGCCCGCCACCGCCGATCGGGCGCTGCGCCGGTACGAGAAGTGGGCGGGCACCACCGGCAGCGCGGCCCGGCTCGCCCTGTCGCACCGCTGCCGCGGCCTGCTCGCCGACGGCCCGCGCGCCGAGGAGCACTTCCGCGAGGCGATCCGGCTGCACCGGGCCAGCGGCACGGCCATGGAACTGGCCAAGACCGAGCTGTTCTACGGCCACCGGCTGCGCCGCGACCGCAAGCCGCGCGCCGCGCGGGAACTGCTGCGCGACGCGGTGAAGATCTTCCAGCGCTACGAGGCCGACCGCTGGGTCGCCCGCGCTCGCGCCGAGCTGCGCGCGTCCGGCGAGGCGGTCGGCCCCACCCCGGCCGACCGGACCGCCGACCGCGCCGGCCGGCCCTGCGCCGACCCCGCCGCCGGGCTGACCCCGCAGCAGGCGCAGATCGCCCGCCTGGTCGCCGAGGGCGCGACCAACCGGGAGGTCGCCGCCCGGCTGTTCCTGAGCCACCGCACCGTCGAGCACCACCTGCGCAACATCTTCGCCAGGCTCGAGGTGCGGTCCCGCGTCGAGCTGACCAGGATGCTCGACTGA
- a CDS encoding alpha/beta hydrolase family protein produces the protein MPALALSLVGVAPANAAEEEFRRGPAPSDSSIEASRGPFATSSTSVSSLSVTGFGGGTIYYPTSTAEGTFGAIAISPGYTGTQSSISWLGPRIASQGFVVFTIDTNTRYDQPDSRADQLLSALDYLTQRSTVRTRIDASRLGLMGHSMGGGGTMRAAEQRPSLQAAIPLTGWHTDKSWGSNRVPTLVVGAENDSVAPVSSHSIPFYTSLPSTLDKAYLELNGASHFAPNSSNTTIAKYSIAWLKRFIDNDTRYEQFLCPSPANSSLISDYRDTCPHSV, from the coding sequence ATCCCCGCACTGGCCCTGTCGCTGGTCGGCGTGGCGCCGGCCAACGCCGCCGAGGAGGAGTTCCGGCGCGGTCCCGCGCCGTCCGACTCCAGCATCGAAGCGTCCCGCGGCCCGTTCGCCACCTCCTCCACCTCGGTGTCCTCCTTGTCGGTCACCGGCTTCGGCGGTGGCACGATCTACTACCCGACCAGCACCGCCGAGGGCACCTTCGGCGCGATCGCCATCTCGCCCGGTTACACCGGCACGCAGTCCAGCATCTCGTGGCTGGGCCCGCGCATCGCGTCGCAGGGCTTCGTGGTGTTCACCATCGACACCAACACCCGCTACGACCAGCCCGACAGCCGGGCGGACCAGTTGCTGTCCGCGCTGGACTACCTGACCCAGCGCAGCACGGTCCGCACCCGGATCGACGCCTCCCGGCTCGGCCTCATGGGCCACTCGATGGGCGGCGGTGGCACGATGCGCGCCGCCGAGCAGCGCCCGTCGCTGCAGGCGGCGATCCCGCTGACCGGGTGGCACACCGACAAGAGCTGGGGCAGCAACCGGGTGCCGACCCTGGTCGTCGGCGCCGAGAACGACTCGGTCGCGCCGGTGTCGTCGCACTCGATCCCGTTCTACACCTCGCTGCCGTCCACGCTGGACAAGGCGTACCTGGAGCTGAACGGGGCGAGCCACTTCGCGCCGAACAGCTCCAACACGACGATCGCGAAGTACAGCATCGCGTGGCTCAAGCGGTTCATCGACAACGACACCCGCTACGAGCAGTTCCTGTGCCCCTCCCCCGCCAACAGCTCGCTGATCTCGGACTACCGGGACACCTGCCCCCACTCGGTCTGA